One genomic segment of Colias croceus chromosome 16, ilColCroc2.1 includes these proteins:
- the LOC123698336 gene encoding protein groucho-like isoform X4 encodes MYPTPTRHPAGAVRGPQPSAGPIKFTIADTLERIKEEFNFLQAQYHTLKLECEKLASEKTEMQRHYVMYYEMSYGLNVEMHKQTEIAKRLSAIIGQVLPFLAQEHQQQVASAVERAKQVTMSELNAIIGQQQQQGLQQLLQQIHASGLPHGVAGAGALLGAGGLLFPGAGPPPAPHLPPPAHKVELPPPSDIKPPLSGGPAPPPLLPGQPPPPREDDRLAASRAMSQQQRRSVSPLEREQKYRPRSPEPEPLDAKRRKEDKVGYDSDAEKSDQDLVVDVANEEERGSPSVRTEGERTENGPRPPSRSGSSSSRSTPKSSKDEKPGTPGAKGRAPTPTGRYAFPPYAAYRTPLPFDGHRTNGMPPAKPAYSYHTCGGPLQPVPFPADALVGPGIPRGARQVATLPHGEVVCAVALSLGSNARHAYTGGKGCVKLWDITSPGSPNTLEPLSQLDCLQRDNYIRSVKLLPDGRTLLVGGEASNLSIWDLSAPTPRMRAELTSSAPACYALAISPDSKVCFSCCSDGNIAVWDLHNQTLVRQFQGHTDGASCIDISPDGSRLWTGGLDNTVRSWDLREGRQLHQHDFSSQIFSLGYCPTGSWLAVGMENSHVEVLHAGKPDRYQLALHESCVLSLRFAASGKWFVSTGKDNLLNAWRTPYGASIFQSKESSSVLSCDVSSDDKFIVTGSGDKKATVYEVLY; translated from the exons atgtatcctaCACCGACGCGGCACCCGGCTGGAGCAGTTCGg gGGCCTCAACCCTCGGCAGGTCCGATAAAGTTTACGATAGCGGATACTTTAGAAAGAATAAAggaagaatttaattttttacaagcACAATATCATAC GTTAAAATTAGAATGTGAGAAACTAGCTAGTGAAAAAACCGAAATGCAACGGCATTATGTTATG TATTACGAGATGTCCTATGGATTGAATGTTGAAATGCACAAGcag ACGGAAATAGCGAAGAGATTAAGCGCAATAATTGGACAAGTGTTGCCGTTCCTCGCTCAAGAGCACCAACAGCAAGTCGCCTCCGCCGTGGAGAGAGCTAAGCAGGTCACTATGTCTGAACTTAATGCTATCATAGGG caacaacaacaacaggGACTGCAGCAACTTCTT CAACAGATCCACGCGTCCGGCCTGCCGCACGGCGTAGCGGGCGCGGGCGCGTTGTTAGGCGCGGGCGGGTTGTTGTTCCCCGGCGCGGGACCGCCGCCGGCGCCGCACTTACCCCCGCCGGCGCATAAG gtgGAACTACCCCCTCCATCGGATATAAAACCGCCCTTATCAGGTGGACCGGCGCCACCCCCCCTCCTGCCGGGACAACCCCCTCCCCCCAGAGAGGACGATAGACTAGCCGCTTCAAGAGCTATGAGCCAACAg cAGCGTCGCTCAGTATCGCCTCTAGAGCGCGAACAGAAGTACCGGCCGCGCTCGCCCGAGCCCGAGCCGCTCGACGCGAAGCGACGGAAGGAGGACAAGGTGGGATAT GATAGTGATGCAGAAAAGAGCGATCAAGATTTGGTTGTAGATGTTGCTAATGAG GAGGAAAGAGGGTCACCAAGTGTACGCACAGAGGGCGAGAGAACGGAAAATGGTCCAAGACCTCCGTCGAGATCAGGCTCCTCATCGAGTCGATCCACTCCTAAGAGCTCTAAAGAT GAGAAGCCTGGAACTCCAGGGGCGAAGGGCCGGGCTCCAACACCGACAGGCCGATACGCATTTCCCCCATACGCTGCTTACCGCACCCCCCTCCCTTTTGACGGGCATAGGACCAATGGCATGCCGCCTGCTAAACC AGCGTATTCCTACCACACATGCGGCGGGCCGCTGCAACCCGTACCCTTCCCTGCGGATGCACTCGTAGGGCCCGGGATCCCGCGTGGAGCCCGACAGGTTGCCACACTCCCACATGGGGAAGTTGTATGTGCGGTCGCGTTGTCTTTAGGATCTAACGCACGGCACGCGTACACGGGCGGCAAGGGTTGCGTTAAGTTGTGGGACATCACTAGCCCGGGATCCCCGAACACGCTCGAGCCGCTGTCGCAGTTGGACTGTTTG CAAAGGGACAACTACATCCGCTCGGTGAAGCTATTACCGGACGGGCGCACGCTGCTGGTGGGCGGCGAGGCGTCCAACCTGTCGATCTGGGACCTGTCGGCGCCGACGCCGCGCATGCGCGCCGAGCTCACCTCCTCCGCGCCCGCCTGCTACGCGCTCGCCATCAGCCCCGACAGCAAG GTTTGCTTCAGTTGTTGTTCTGACGGGAATATCGCAGTCTGGGATCTACATAATCAAACATTAGTTAGGCAATTCCAAG GTCACACGGACGGCGCGTCGTGCATCGACATCAGCCCGGACGGCAGCCGGCTGTGGACGGGCGGGCTGGACAACACGGTGCGCTCGTGGGACCTGCGCGAGGGCCGCCAGCTGCACCAGCACGACTTCTCCAGCCAGATATTCTCGCTGGGATACTGTCCCACCG GTTCCTGGCTAGCAGTAGGAATGGAGAACTCCCACGTAGAAGTACTCCACGCGGGCAAACCGGACCGTTACCAGCTCGCTTTGCACGAATCATGTGTGTTATCGCTGCGGTTTGCGGCTTCGGGCAAGTGGTTTGTGTCCACGGGCAAGGATAATCTGCTAAATGCGTGGAGGACACCGTATGGAGCTAGTATATTTCAG TCTAAAGAATCGTCGTCGGTGCTCAGTTGTGATGTGTCTTCGGATGATAAGTTCATAGTGACGGGTTCGGGGGACAAGAAAGCGACAGTTTACGAagttttgtattga
- the LOC123698336 gene encoding protein groucho-like isoform X6 — MYPTPTRHPAGAVRGPQPSAGPIKFTIADTLERIKEEFNFLQAQYHTLKLECEKLASEKTEMQRHYVMYYEMSYGLNVEMHKQTEIAKRLSAIIGQVLPFLAQEHQQQVASAVERAKQVTMSELNAIIGQQQQQGLQQLLQQIHASGLPHGVAGAGALLGAGGLLFPGAGPPPAPHLPPPAHKVELPPPSDIKPPLSGGPAPPPLLPGQPPPPREDDRLAASRAMSQQRRSVSPLEREQKYRPRSPEPEPLDAKRRKEDKDSDAEKSDQDLVVDVANEEERGSPSVRTEGERTENGPRPPSRSGSSSSRSTPKSSKDEKPGTPGAKGRAPTPTGRYAFPPYAAYRTPLPFDGHRTNGMPPAKPAYSYHTCGGPLQPVPFPADALVGPGIPRGARQVATLPHGEVVCAVALSLGSNARHAYTGGKGCVKLWDITSPGSPNTLEPLSQLDCLQRDNYIRSVKLLPDGRTLLVGGEASNLSIWDLSAPTPRMRAELTSSAPACYALAISPDSKVCFSCCSDGNIAVWDLHNQTLVRQFQGHTDGASCIDISPDGSRLWTGGLDNTVRSWDLREGRQLHQHDFSSQIFSLGYCPTGSWLAVGMENSHVEVLHAGKPDRYQLALHESCVLSLRFAASGKWFVSTGKDNLLNAWRTPYGASIFQSKESSSVLSCDVSSDDKFIVTGSGDKKATVYEVLY; from the exons atgtatcctaCACCGACGCGGCACCCGGCTGGAGCAGTTCGg gGGCCTCAACCCTCGGCAGGTCCGATAAAGTTTACGATAGCGGATACTTTAGAAAGAATAAAggaagaatttaattttttacaagcACAATATCATAC GTTAAAATTAGAATGTGAGAAACTAGCTAGTGAAAAAACCGAAATGCAACGGCATTATGTTATG TATTACGAGATGTCCTATGGATTGAATGTTGAAATGCACAAGcag ACGGAAATAGCGAAGAGATTAAGCGCAATAATTGGACAAGTGTTGCCGTTCCTCGCTCAAGAGCACCAACAGCAAGTCGCCTCCGCCGTGGAGAGAGCTAAGCAGGTCACTATGTCTGAACTTAATGCTATCATAGGG caacaacaacaacaggGACTGCAGCAACTTCTT CAACAGATCCACGCGTCCGGCCTGCCGCACGGCGTAGCGGGCGCGGGCGCGTTGTTAGGCGCGGGCGGGTTGTTGTTCCCCGGCGCGGGACCGCCGCCGGCGCCGCACTTACCCCCGCCGGCGCATAAG gtgGAACTACCCCCTCCATCGGATATAAAACCGCCCTTATCAGGTGGACCGGCGCCACCCCCCCTCCTGCCGGGACAACCCCCTCCCCCCAGAGAGGACGATAGACTAGCCGCTTCAAGAGCTATGAGCCAACAg CGTCGCTCAGTATCGCCTCTAGAGCGCGAACAGAAGTACCGGCCGCGCTCGCCCGAGCCCGAGCCGCTCGACGCGAAGCGACGGAAGGAGGACAAG GATAGTGATGCAGAAAAGAGCGATCAAGATTTGGTTGTAGATGTTGCTAATGAG GAGGAAAGAGGGTCACCAAGTGTACGCACAGAGGGCGAGAGAACGGAAAATGGTCCAAGACCTCCGTCGAGATCAGGCTCCTCATCGAGTCGATCCACTCCTAAGAGCTCTAAAGAT GAGAAGCCTGGAACTCCAGGGGCGAAGGGCCGGGCTCCAACACCGACAGGCCGATACGCATTTCCCCCATACGCTGCTTACCGCACCCCCCTCCCTTTTGACGGGCATAGGACCAATGGCATGCCGCCTGCTAAACC AGCGTATTCCTACCACACATGCGGCGGGCCGCTGCAACCCGTACCCTTCCCTGCGGATGCACTCGTAGGGCCCGGGATCCCGCGTGGAGCCCGACAGGTTGCCACACTCCCACATGGGGAAGTTGTATGTGCGGTCGCGTTGTCTTTAGGATCTAACGCACGGCACGCGTACACGGGCGGCAAGGGTTGCGTTAAGTTGTGGGACATCACTAGCCCGGGATCCCCGAACACGCTCGAGCCGCTGTCGCAGTTGGACTGTTTG CAAAGGGACAACTACATCCGCTCGGTGAAGCTATTACCGGACGGGCGCACGCTGCTGGTGGGCGGCGAGGCGTCCAACCTGTCGATCTGGGACCTGTCGGCGCCGACGCCGCGCATGCGCGCCGAGCTCACCTCCTCCGCGCCCGCCTGCTACGCGCTCGCCATCAGCCCCGACAGCAAG GTTTGCTTCAGTTGTTGTTCTGACGGGAATATCGCAGTCTGGGATCTACATAATCAAACATTAGTTAGGCAATTCCAAG GTCACACGGACGGCGCGTCGTGCATCGACATCAGCCCGGACGGCAGCCGGCTGTGGACGGGCGGGCTGGACAACACGGTGCGCTCGTGGGACCTGCGCGAGGGCCGCCAGCTGCACCAGCACGACTTCTCCAGCCAGATATTCTCGCTGGGATACTGTCCCACCG GTTCCTGGCTAGCAGTAGGAATGGAGAACTCCCACGTAGAAGTACTCCACGCGGGCAAACCGGACCGTTACCAGCTCGCTTTGCACGAATCATGTGTGTTATCGCTGCGGTTTGCGGCTTCGGGCAAGTGGTTTGTGTCCACGGGCAAGGATAATCTGCTAAATGCGTGGAGGACACCGTATGGAGCTAGTATATTTCAG TCTAAAGAATCGTCGTCGGTGCTCAGTTGTGATGTGTCTTCGGATGATAAGTTCATAGTGACGGGTTCGGGGGACAAGAAAGCGACAGTTTACGAagttttgtattga
- the LOC123698336 gene encoding protein groucho-like isoform X9, with amino-acid sequence MYPTPTRHPAGAVRGPQPSAGPIKFTIADTLERIKEEFNFLQAQYHTLKLECEKLASEKTEMQRHYVMYYEMSYGLNVEMHKQTEIAKRLSAIIGQVLPFLAQEHQQQVASAVERAKQQQQQQGLQQLLIHASGLPHGVAGAGALLGAGGLLFPGAGPPPAPHLPPPAHKVELPPPSDIKPPLSGGPAPPPLLPGQPPPPREDDRLAASRAMSQQQRRSVSPLEREQKYRPRSPEPEPLDAKRRKEDKVGYVSVSSDSDAEKSDQDLVVDVANEEERGSPSVRTEGERTENGPRPPSRSGSSSSRSTPKSSKDEKPGTPGAKGRAPTPTGRYAFPPYAAYRTPLPFDGHRTNGMPPAKPAYSYHTCGGPLQPVPFPADALVGPGIPRGARQVATLPHGEVVCAVALSLGSNARHAYTGGKGCVKLWDITSPGSPNTLEPLSQLDCLQRDNYIRSVKLLPDGRTLLVGGEASNLSIWDLSAPTPRMRAELTSSAPACYALAISPDSKVCFSCCSDGNIAVWDLHNQTLVRQFQGHTDGASCIDISPDGSRLWTGGLDNTVRSWDLREGRQLHQHDFSSQIFSLGYCPTGSWLAVGMENSHVEVLHAGKPDRYQLALHESCVLSLRFAASGKWFVSTGKDNLLNAWRTPYGASIFQSKESSSVLSCDVSSDDKFIVTGSGDKKATVYEVLY; translated from the exons atgtatcctaCACCGACGCGGCACCCGGCTGGAGCAGTTCGg gGGCCTCAACCCTCGGCAGGTCCGATAAAGTTTACGATAGCGGATACTTTAGAAAGAATAAAggaagaatttaattttttacaagcACAATATCATAC GTTAAAATTAGAATGTGAGAAACTAGCTAGTGAAAAAACCGAAATGCAACGGCATTATGTTATG TATTACGAGATGTCCTATGGATTGAATGTTGAAATGCACAAGcag ACGGAAATAGCGAAGAGATTAAGCGCAATAATTGGACAAGTGTTGCCGTTCCTCGCTCAAGAGCACCAACAGCAAGTCGCCTCCGCCGTGGAGAGAGCTAAGCAG caacaacaacaacaggGACTGCAGCAACTTCTT ATCCACGCGTCCGGCCTGCCGCACGGCGTAGCGGGCGCGGGCGCGTTGTTAGGCGCGGGCGGGTTGTTGTTCCCCGGCGCGGGACCGCCGCCGGCGCCGCACTTACCCCCGCCGGCGCATAAG gtgGAACTACCCCCTCCATCGGATATAAAACCGCCCTTATCAGGTGGACCGGCGCCACCCCCCCTCCTGCCGGGACAACCCCCTCCCCCCAGAGAGGACGATAGACTAGCCGCTTCAAGAGCTATGAGCCAACAg cAGCGTCGCTCAGTATCGCCTCTAGAGCGCGAACAGAAGTACCGGCCGCGCTCGCCCGAGCCCGAGCCGCTCGACGCGAAGCGACGGAAGGAGGACAAGGTGGGATATGTCAGTGTGTCTAGT GATAGTGATGCAGAAAAGAGCGATCAAGATTTGGTTGTAGATGTTGCTAATGAG GAGGAAAGAGGGTCACCAAGTGTACGCACAGAGGGCGAGAGAACGGAAAATGGTCCAAGACCTCCGTCGAGATCAGGCTCCTCATCGAGTCGATCCACTCCTAAGAGCTCTAAAGAT GAGAAGCCTGGAACTCCAGGGGCGAAGGGCCGGGCTCCAACACCGACAGGCCGATACGCATTTCCCCCATACGCTGCTTACCGCACCCCCCTCCCTTTTGACGGGCATAGGACCAATGGCATGCCGCCTGCTAAACC AGCGTATTCCTACCACACATGCGGCGGGCCGCTGCAACCCGTACCCTTCCCTGCGGATGCACTCGTAGGGCCCGGGATCCCGCGTGGAGCCCGACAGGTTGCCACACTCCCACATGGGGAAGTTGTATGTGCGGTCGCGTTGTCTTTAGGATCTAACGCACGGCACGCGTACACGGGCGGCAAGGGTTGCGTTAAGTTGTGGGACATCACTAGCCCGGGATCCCCGAACACGCTCGAGCCGCTGTCGCAGTTGGACTGTTTG CAAAGGGACAACTACATCCGCTCGGTGAAGCTATTACCGGACGGGCGCACGCTGCTGGTGGGCGGCGAGGCGTCCAACCTGTCGATCTGGGACCTGTCGGCGCCGACGCCGCGCATGCGCGCCGAGCTCACCTCCTCCGCGCCCGCCTGCTACGCGCTCGCCATCAGCCCCGACAGCAAG GTTTGCTTCAGTTGTTGTTCTGACGGGAATATCGCAGTCTGGGATCTACATAATCAAACATTAGTTAGGCAATTCCAAG GTCACACGGACGGCGCGTCGTGCATCGACATCAGCCCGGACGGCAGCCGGCTGTGGACGGGCGGGCTGGACAACACGGTGCGCTCGTGGGACCTGCGCGAGGGCCGCCAGCTGCACCAGCACGACTTCTCCAGCCAGATATTCTCGCTGGGATACTGTCCCACCG GTTCCTGGCTAGCAGTAGGAATGGAGAACTCCCACGTAGAAGTACTCCACGCGGGCAAACCGGACCGTTACCAGCTCGCTTTGCACGAATCATGTGTGTTATCGCTGCGGTTTGCGGCTTCGGGCAAGTGGTTTGTGTCCACGGGCAAGGATAATCTGCTAAATGCGTGGAGGACACCGTATGGAGCTAGTATATTTCAG TCTAAAGAATCGTCGTCGGTGCTCAGTTGTGATGTGTCTTCGGATGATAAGTTCATAGTGACGGGTTCGGGGGACAAGAAAGCGACAGTTTACGAagttttgtattga
- the LOC123698336 gene encoding protein groucho-like isoform X8 gives MYPTPTRHPAGAVRGPQPSAGPIKFTIADTLERIKEEFNFLQAQYHTLKLECEKLASEKTEMQRHYVMYYEMSYGLNVEMHKQTEIAKRLSAIIGQVLPFLAQEHQQQVASAVERAKQQQQQQGLQQLLQQIHASGLPHGVAGAGALLGAGGLLFPGAGPPPAPHLPPPAHKVELPPPSDIKPPLSGGPAPPPLLPGQPPPPREDDRLAASRAMSQQQRRSVSPLEREQKYRPRSPEPEPLDAKRRKEDKVGYVSVSSDSDAEKSDQDLVVDVANEEERGSPSVRTEGERTENGPRPPSRSGSSSSRSTPKSSKDEKPGTPGAKGRAPTPTGRYAFPPYAAYRTPLPFDGHRTNGMPPAKPAYSYHTCGGPLQPVPFPADALVGPGIPRGARQVATLPHGEVVCAVALSLGSNARHAYTGGKGCVKLWDITSPGSPNTLEPLSQLDCLQRDNYIRSVKLLPDGRTLLVGGEASNLSIWDLSAPTPRMRAELTSSAPACYALAISPDSKVCFSCCSDGNIAVWDLHNQTLVRQFQGHTDGASCIDISPDGSRLWTGGLDNTVRSWDLREGRQLHQHDFSSQIFSLGYCPTGSWLAVGMENSHVEVLHAGKPDRYQLALHESCVLSLRFAASGKWFVSTGKDNLLNAWRTPYGASIFQSKESSSVLSCDVSSDDKFIVTGSGDKKATVYEVLY, from the exons atgtatcctaCACCGACGCGGCACCCGGCTGGAGCAGTTCGg gGGCCTCAACCCTCGGCAGGTCCGATAAAGTTTACGATAGCGGATACTTTAGAAAGAATAAAggaagaatttaattttttacaagcACAATATCATAC GTTAAAATTAGAATGTGAGAAACTAGCTAGTGAAAAAACCGAAATGCAACGGCATTATGTTATG TATTACGAGATGTCCTATGGATTGAATGTTGAAATGCACAAGcag ACGGAAATAGCGAAGAGATTAAGCGCAATAATTGGACAAGTGTTGCCGTTCCTCGCTCAAGAGCACCAACAGCAAGTCGCCTCCGCCGTGGAGAGAGCTAAGCAG caacaacaacaacaggGACTGCAGCAACTTCTT CAACAGATCCACGCGTCCGGCCTGCCGCACGGCGTAGCGGGCGCGGGCGCGTTGTTAGGCGCGGGCGGGTTGTTGTTCCCCGGCGCGGGACCGCCGCCGGCGCCGCACTTACCCCCGCCGGCGCATAAG gtgGAACTACCCCCTCCATCGGATATAAAACCGCCCTTATCAGGTGGACCGGCGCCACCCCCCCTCCTGCCGGGACAACCCCCTCCCCCCAGAGAGGACGATAGACTAGCCGCTTCAAGAGCTATGAGCCAACAg cAGCGTCGCTCAGTATCGCCTCTAGAGCGCGAACAGAAGTACCGGCCGCGCTCGCCCGAGCCCGAGCCGCTCGACGCGAAGCGACGGAAGGAGGACAAGGTGGGATATGTCAGTGTGTCTAGT GATAGTGATGCAGAAAAGAGCGATCAAGATTTGGTTGTAGATGTTGCTAATGAG GAGGAAAGAGGGTCACCAAGTGTACGCACAGAGGGCGAGAGAACGGAAAATGGTCCAAGACCTCCGTCGAGATCAGGCTCCTCATCGAGTCGATCCACTCCTAAGAGCTCTAAAGAT GAGAAGCCTGGAACTCCAGGGGCGAAGGGCCGGGCTCCAACACCGACAGGCCGATACGCATTTCCCCCATACGCTGCTTACCGCACCCCCCTCCCTTTTGACGGGCATAGGACCAATGGCATGCCGCCTGCTAAACC AGCGTATTCCTACCACACATGCGGCGGGCCGCTGCAACCCGTACCCTTCCCTGCGGATGCACTCGTAGGGCCCGGGATCCCGCGTGGAGCCCGACAGGTTGCCACACTCCCACATGGGGAAGTTGTATGTGCGGTCGCGTTGTCTTTAGGATCTAACGCACGGCACGCGTACACGGGCGGCAAGGGTTGCGTTAAGTTGTGGGACATCACTAGCCCGGGATCCCCGAACACGCTCGAGCCGCTGTCGCAGTTGGACTGTTTG CAAAGGGACAACTACATCCGCTCGGTGAAGCTATTACCGGACGGGCGCACGCTGCTGGTGGGCGGCGAGGCGTCCAACCTGTCGATCTGGGACCTGTCGGCGCCGACGCCGCGCATGCGCGCCGAGCTCACCTCCTCCGCGCCCGCCTGCTACGCGCTCGCCATCAGCCCCGACAGCAAG GTTTGCTTCAGTTGTTGTTCTGACGGGAATATCGCAGTCTGGGATCTACATAATCAAACATTAGTTAGGCAATTCCAAG GTCACACGGACGGCGCGTCGTGCATCGACATCAGCCCGGACGGCAGCCGGCTGTGGACGGGCGGGCTGGACAACACGGTGCGCTCGTGGGACCTGCGCGAGGGCCGCCAGCTGCACCAGCACGACTTCTCCAGCCAGATATTCTCGCTGGGATACTGTCCCACCG GTTCCTGGCTAGCAGTAGGAATGGAGAACTCCCACGTAGAAGTACTCCACGCGGGCAAACCGGACCGTTACCAGCTCGCTTTGCACGAATCATGTGTGTTATCGCTGCGGTTTGCGGCTTCGGGCAAGTGGTTTGTGTCCACGGGCAAGGATAATCTGCTAAATGCGTGGAGGACACCGTATGGAGCTAGTATATTTCAG TCTAAAGAATCGTCGTCGGTGCTCAGTTGTGATGTGTCTTCGGATGATAAGTTCATAGTGACGGGTTCGGGGGACAAGAAAGCGACAGTTTACGAagttttgtattga
- the LOC123698336 gene encoding protein groucho-like isoform X11 produces the protein MYPTPTRHPAGAVRGPQPSAGPIKFTIADTLERIKEEFNFLQAQYHTLKLECEKLASEKTEMQRHYVMYYEMSYGLNVEMHKQTEIAKRLSAIIGQVLPFLAQEHQQQVASAVERAKQVTMSELNAIIGQQIHASGLPHGVAGAGALLGAGGLLFPGAGPPPAPHLPPPAHKVELPPPSDIKPPLSGGPAPPPLLPGQPPPPREDDRLAASRAMSQQQRRSVSPLEREQKYRPRSPEPEPLDAKRRKEDKVGYDSDAEKSDQDLVVDVANEEERGSPSVRTEGERTENGPRPPSRSGSSSSRSTPKSSKDEKPGTPGAKGRAPTPTGRYAFPPYAAYRTPLPFDGHRTNGMPPAKPAYSYHTCGGPLQPVPFPADALVGPGIPRGARQVATLPHGEVVCAVALSLGSNARHAYTGGKGCVKLWDITSPGSPNTLEPLSQLDCLQRDNYIRSVKLLPDGRTLLVGGEASNLSIWDLSAPTPRMRAELTSSAPACYALAISPDSKVCFSCCSDGNIAVWDLHNQTLVRQFQGHTDGASCIDISPDGSRLWTGGLDNTVRSWDLREGRQLHQHDFSSQIFSLGYCPTGSWLAVGMENSHVEVLHAGKPDRYQLALHESCVLSLRFAASGKWFVSTGKDNLLNAWRTPYGASIFQSKESSSVLSCDVSSDDKFIVTGSGDKKATVYEVLY, from the exons atgtatcctaCACCGACGCGGCACCCGGCTGGAGCAGTTCGg gGGCCTCAACCCTCGGCAGGTCCGATAAAGTTTACGATAGCGGATACTTTAGAAAGAATAAAggaagaatttaattttttacaagcACAATATCATAC GTTAAAATTAGAATGTGAGAAACTAGCTAGTGAAAAAACCGAAATGCAACGGCATTATGTTATG TATTACGAGATGTCCTATGGATTGAATGTTGAAATGCACAAGcag ACGGAAATAGCGAAGAGATTAAGCGCAATAATTGGACAAGTGTTGCCGTTCCTCGCTCAAGAGCACCAACAGCAAGTCGCCTCCGCCGTGGAGAGAGCTAAGCAGGTCACTATGTCTGAACTTAATGCTATCATAGGG CAACAGATCCACGCGTCCGGCCTGCCGCACGGCGTAGCGGGCGCGGGCGCGTTGTTAGGCGCGGGCGGGTTGTTGTTCCCCGGCGCGGGACCGCCGCCGGCGCCGCACTTACCCCCGCCGGCGCATAAG gtgGAACTACCCCCTCCATCGGATATAAAACCGCCCTTATCAGGTGGACCGGCGCCACCCCCCCTCCTGCCGGGACAACCCCCTCCCCCCAGAGAGGACGATAGACTAGCCGCTTCAAGAGCTATGAGCCAACAg cAGCGTCGCTCAGTATCGCCTCTAGAGCGCGAACAGAAGTACCGGCCGCGCTCGCCCGAGCCCGAGCCGCTCGACGCGAAGCGACGGAAGGAGGACAAGGTGGGATAT GATAGTGATGCAGAAAAGAGCGATCAAGATTTGGTTGTAGATGTTGCTAATGAG GAGGAAAGAGGGTCACCAAGTGTACGCACAGAGGGCGAGAGAACGGAAAATGGTCCAAGACCTCCGTCGAGATCAGGCTCCTCATCGAGTCGATCCACTCCTAAGAGCTCTAAAGAT GAGAAGCCTGGAACTCCAGGGGCGAAGGGCCGGGCTCCAACACCGACAGGCCGATACGCATTTCCCCCATACGCTGCTTACCGCACCCCCCTCCCTTTTGACGGGCATAGGACCAATGGCATGCCGCCTGCTAAACC AGCGTATTCCTACCACACATGCGGCGGGCCGCTGCAACCCGTACCCTTCCCTGCGGATGCACTCGTAGGGCCCGGGATCCCGCGTGGAGCCCGACAGGTTGCCACACTCCCACATGGGGAAGTTGTATGTGCGGTCGCGTTGTCTTTAGGATCTAACGCACGGCACGCGTACACGGGCGGCAAGGGTTGCGTTAAGTTGTGGGACATCACTAGCCCGGGATCCCCGAACACGCTCGAGCCGCTGTCGCAGTTGGACTGTTTG CAAAGGGACAACTACATCCGCTCGGTGAAGCTATTACCGGACGGGCGCACGCTGCTGGTGGGCGGCGAGGCGTCCAACCTGTCGATCTGGGACCTGTCGGCGCCGACGCCGCGCATGCGCGCCGAGCTCACCTCCTCCGCGCCCGCCTGCTACGCGCTCGCCATCAGCCCCGACAGCAAG GTTTGCTTCAGTTGTTGTTCTGACGGGAATATCGCAGTCTGGGATCTACATAATCAAACATTAGTTAGGCAATTCCAAG GTCACACGGACGGCGCGTCGTGCATCGACATCAGCCCGGACGGCAGCCGGCTGTGGACGGGCGGGCTGGACAACACGGTGCGCTCGTGGGACCTGCGCGAGGGCCGCCAGCTGCACCAGCACGACTTCTCCAGCCAGATATTCTCGCTGGGATACTGTCCCACCG GTTCCTGGCTAGCAGTAGGAATGGAGAACTCCCACGTAGAAGTACTCCACGCGGGCAAACCGGACCGTTACCAGCTCGCTTTGCACGAATCATGTGTGTTATCGCTGCGGTTTGCGGCTTCGGGCAAGTGGTTTGTGTCCACGGGCAAGGATAATCTGCTAAATGCGTGGAGGACACCGTATGGAGCTAGTATATTTCAG TCTAAAGAATCGTCGTCGGTGCTCAGTTGTGATGTGTCTTCGGATGATAAGTTCATAGTGACGGGTTCGGGGGACAAGAAAGCGACAGTTTACGAagttttgtattga